In Magnetovibrio sp. PR-2, the following are encoded in one genomic region:
- a CDS encoding DUF4347 domain-containing protein, whose translation MNKIVASYIRKHMRATHADEIVSNTSKLGAEAAWPSRAPMALALEPRFMFDAAGGATGAQVAEQTAAESVASQNNDQDENLAQAVSSGQNDAARNEVVVIDSSIADYQTLLDGVDPSLDVILLEPGADVNDLAQALSGYSSVDAVHLITHGETGALNFSGGALTLDNLEDSQDALLTIGDALSADGDLLLYGCNVGADGAGQDFIDALATATGADIAASDDLTGSADLGGDWDLEASSGIIETDTALDDETAVYDGLLLTDTIEYAYATPSNSTTGAQIAQSFTATQTGTLTSVSFLLITQPTSDVTVSIYSGEAVSGTALASQVWAKADATAAGSTADMRTLTFSSPASITSGSTYTIAFGSGDTSIGIYRYNSGTDNYSGGKPYLSGGFVASGYDFFFKATQTYTSGPTVSDGNISITSSGSGTGGAYKVGDTITASWNNTAGGDNNSGITGVTMDFSAFGGGAAVAATDSSDTWTASYTLTSGSVDGTNLNVSVTATDGTAATTADTSNLTADNQAPTVTDGNISISGASGTGGAYKVGDTVTATWNNTAGGDNNSDTISSATVDFSAFGGGGSVAASNSSGTWTATYTITAGAIDATSRNISFTATDNAGNTTTTADSTNATVDSVAPTVTDGNISISGASGTGGAYKIGDTVTATWNNTAGGDNNTDTISGVTVDFSQFGGGAAVAASNSSGTWTATYTIVAGAVDTTSRNVSVTATDNAGNTTTTADSTNATVDSVAPTVTDGNISISGASGTGGAFKTGDTVTATWNNTAGGDNNSDTISSATVDFSAFGGGAAVAASNSSGTWTATYTITAGAIDSTNLNVSVTATDNAGNTTTTADSTNATVDNTAPTVSDGNLSISGASGTGGAFKVGDTVTATWNNTAGGDNNSDTISGVTVNFSGFGGGAAVAASNSTGTWTATYTITAGAIDGTNVNVSATATDNAGNTTTTADTTNATVDSVNPTVSDGNISVTSSGSGTGGAYVVGDTITVAWNNTAGGDNNSDTISGVTVNFSAFGGGAAVAASNSSGTWSASYTVVTGSTKGSNLNASVTATDNAGNTTTTADTSNLSIVNSAPVASGTYSFSSINEDTTATGVTVSTVVAGLTTSDADSNTLGVAVTGTSGNGTWQFSHDSTNGTDGTWTSFASGNTPAAATSLLLAPAAYVRYVPDSQNAETATMTVRGWDQTAGTASSGTTARYADTSTNGNATPYSSGTATGSQAVTAVNDVPVVDLDASAGGVTYSTSFSAGGSTVTIANTDATYSDVDTSDSQASLTATLTSRPDGDSVESLALNSTATTAATNAGLTVGYTSGTGVLSITGAASTSVYQTILRGIVYNNTDAAADITTGNRTVNVVGNDGDGNSSTAAATVSVVTAPVTDLNGATSGTGVTVAFTEGDGATTIASAATVTEPDGDNLNQFVVTLTNAQTGDILKVGVRNNGDVVNGITVTETSASVITLSGSATAANYQALIREITFNNTSEAPSTTARTITFAGRDVNSNTGASATATINVSAVNDSPAFAGLDATPNPNENVAVQLDANATLSDAELDAGNNYNGATLTLSRNGGASANDTFAHTGTLSTMTQGGNLTVGGTTIGTVTTNSSGTLLLTFNSSATSALVDSALQQITYANSSNTESGNVQIDYSFSDGTTISQGSGGAKTATGSVTVTVAAVNDTPTMTGLDATPSFTKGGSAVVLDANVVLADAELDNGNNYNGATLQIVRNGGASANDQFAGSGTLYGAADNATLTQGGALKVGTTSIGTVTTNSGGTLLLTFNASATSALVDSAIQQIAYSAATAEAAGNKQLDWTFSDGTTVAQGSGGAKTATGNVTVTVANAAPVVSGIGGSSVSATPTTAVNIDAGADAAITDADSTHFNGGNVSLTKVGTVPATANFTVDGTNVTSTSGGGVLAGGDTISVGGTAIGTVDNTDTGQGGNSLKITFNSTNATPARIATLLQNLKFQAGSAGNAVFDITVTDAAGGTTSTAARVTVSATNPTTTTTNNLNVSQIAPTPPAGDGGGDGGGEGGFGGEGDGGGDGGNEGGIDGPGGDTGGDAGGDAVGGAGGGLTLADPNATPGYTYGGDTPGNENTIINRLVEGNRSGNGNGNTNNDGPGGRGNSGLSGFGNIGGGGLGGLGGGIGGGLGGGIGGGLGGGIGGGFGSLGGAAGGGAGGGATGGGIGGGLGGGATGGAPGGGLGVGVTGGGAPGGGLGGGATGGGATGGGIGGGLGVGAAGGGAPGGGLGGGATGGNAGGTGAAPAGGGAPAGVGGVGGASASGGDGGQPAAGGQGGAGGDQGPAGQGQPGAGDGAQGQDGQGQSGQGQDGQGQSGQGQDGQGQDGQGQSGEGQSGEGQGAQPPAQGGEGQGGQPPAQGGDAGQGGEPQGQDNQGQDNQGQDGQGNENGQGQGQGQGEAGAQEGAFFQPGGRTSFTDQLAAAAQTQQSSLDKLVEAMERLAS comes from the coding sequence TTGAATAAGATTGTTGCGTCATACATTCGCAAGCATATGCGTGCGACTCATGCTGATGAAATAGTTAGCAATACCAGCAAGTTAGGTGCTGAGGCCGCTTGGCCGTCACGCGCGCCCATGGCTTTGGCGTTGGAGCCCCGGTTTATGTTCGACGCCGCAGGCGGCGCGACCGGAGCCCAGGTGGCAGAGCAAACGGCGGCCGAATCGGTTGCGTCGCAAAACAACGACCAAGACGAGAATTTGGCCCAGGCGGTGTCTTCCGGACAAAATGATGCAGCACGCAACGAAGTCGTGGTTATCGATTCGTCAATTGCAGATTATCAAACCCTTTTGGACGGTGTGGACCCGAGCCTCGACGTCATTTTGTTGGAGCCGGGCGCGGATGTGAACGATCTGGCCCAGGCCCTGTCAGGATACAGCAGTGTTGATGCTGTGCACCTGATCACCCACGGCGAGACCGGGGCGCTGAACTTTTCCGGGGGTGCCCTCACGCTGGACAATCTCGAAGACAGCCAAGATGCGCTTTTGACCATCGGCGATGCGTTGTCAGCGGATGGCGATTTGCTGCTGTATGGCTGTAACGTCGGTGCCGACGGTGCCGGGCAGGACTTTATTGATGCCTTAGCAACGGCGACAGGTGCAGACATTGCTGCATCCGATGACTTGACCGGTTCAGCGGACTTAGGTGGCGATTGGGACTTGGAGGCCAGTAGCGGCATCATTGAAACCGATACGGCCTTGGATGATGAAACGGCGGTTTATGACGGGCTGTTGTTAACAGATACGATCGAGTACGCGTATGCCACCCCGAGTAATAGTACGACCGGTGCGCAGATTGCCCAATCGTTTACGGCAACCCAAACCGGCACACTCACCAGTGTCAGTTTTCTGCTTATAACACAGCCGACCTCGGACGTAACGGTATCGATTTACAGTGGTGAAGCTGTGTCCGGTACGGCGTTGGCCAGTCAGGTCTGGGCTAAAGCCGACGCTACCGCTGCTGGATCGACGGCGGATATGAGAACCCTGACGTTTTCCTCGCCTGCATCGATTACCAGCGGCAGCACCTATACCATCGCCTTTGGCTCGGGTGATACAAGCATTGGGATCTATCGCTACAACTCAGGCACCGACAATTATTCAGGCGGCAAGCCCTATCTGTCAGGAGGCTTTGTGGCGTCGGGCTATGACTTTTTCTTTAAGGCGACCCAAACGTATACATCTGGCCCCACGGTTTCAGATGGCAATATCTCCATCACCAGCTCGGGAAGCGGCACGGGCGGTGCATACAAGGTCGGCGATACGATCACGGCCAGTTGGAACAACACGGCGGGTGGTGACAACAACTCCGGCATCACCGGGGTTACCATGGACTTTTCGGCGTTTGGCGGCGGGGCGGCGGTCGCGGCTACGGACAGTTCAGACACCTGGACGGCCAGCTACACCCTCACGTCGGGCAGTGTTGACGGCACCAACTTGAACGTTTCGGTGACGGCAACGGATGGCACGGCCGCAACGACGGCAGACACCTCCAACCTCACCGCCGATAACCAGGCGCCGACGGTGACGGATGGGAACATTTCCATCTCCGGCGCGTCTGGAACAGGTGGTGCGTATAAGGTTGGCGATACGGTAACGGCCACGTGGAACAACACGGCGGGCGGCGACAACAACTCCGACACCATCTCTTCGGCAACGGTGGACTTCTCTGCGTTCGGTGGCGGTGGGTCTGTTGCAGCTTCGAACAGCTCCGGCACCTGGACGGCGACTTACACCATCACGGCAGGCGCCATTGACGCCACCAGCCGCAACATTTCGTTTACGGCGACGGATAATGCTGGCAACACCACGACGACGGCAGACAGCACCAATGCGACGGTCGACAGCGTTGCACCGACGGTGACGGACGGCAATATTTCCATCTCCGGCGCATCGGGCACGGGTGGCGCGTATAAAATCGGTGACACGGTAACCGCAACGTGGAACAACACAGCGGGTGGCGACAACAACACTGACACCATTTCCGGCGTGACGGTGGACTTCTCGCAATTTGGCGGTGGGGCTGCGGTTGCCGCGTCCAACAGTTCCGGCACCTGGACCGCAACGTATACAATTGTGGCCGGCGCGGTTGATACCACCAGCCGCAATGTCTCTGTAACCGCGACGGACAATGCGGGCAACACCACGACCACGGCAGACAGCACCAATGCGACGGTGGACAGTGTCGCCCCGACGGTGACGGACGGCAACATCTCTATTTCCGGCGCGTCGGGTACGGGTGGTGCGTTTAAAACTGGTGACACGGTGACGGCCACGTGGAACAACACGGCGGGCGGCGACAACAACTCGGACACCATTTCTTCAGCGACGGTTGACTTCTCTGCCTTTGGTGGCGGCGCAGCGGTTGCGGCTTCGAACAGCTCGGGCACGTGGACGGCGACGTATACGATTACGGCGGGTGCCATTGATTCCACAAACTTGAACGTTTCGGTCACGGCGACGGATAATGCGGGCAACACCACCACGACGGCGGATAGCACAAACGCCACGGTGGACAACACCGCACCGACGGTGTCGGATGGCAATTTGTCCATTTCCGGCGCATCGGGTACAGGTGGCGCGTTTAAGGTTGGCGATACGGTAACCGCGACGTGGAACAACACGGCGGGCGGCGACAACAACTCCGACACCATTTCCGGTGTGACCGTGAACTTCTCCGGCTTTGGCGGCGGCGCAGCTGTTGCGGCATCGAACAGCACTGGCACCTGGACCGCGACGTATACCATTACGGCAGGCGCCATTGACGGCACCAACGTCAACGTCTCGGCAACCGCAACGGACAACGCGGGCAACACCACGACGACGGCGGACACCACCAACGCCACGGTCGACAGCGTCAACCCAACGGTTTCCGACGGCAATATTTCGGTCACCAGCTCGGGCAGCGGGACAGGTGGTGCATACGTTGTCGGCGACACCATTACGGTGGCGTGGAACAACACCGCAGGCGGCGACAACAACTCCGACACCATTTCCGGTGTGACGGTGAACTTCTCTGCCTTTGGCGGTGGGGCTGCGGTCGCGGCGTCCAACAGCTCCGGCACGTGGAGTGCGAGCTACACGGTTGTGACGGGCTCGACCAAGGGCTCGAACCTGAACGCGTCGGTCACCGCGACGGACAACGCGGGCAACACCACGACCACGGCAGATACGTCGAACCTGTCTATCGTCAACTCAGCACCTGTGGCTTCGGGAACGTATAGCTTCTCATCCATCAATGAAGACACCACAGCGACGGGTGTGACGGTCTCGACCGTCGTGGCCGGTTTGACGACTTCGGATGCGGACAGCAACACGTTAGGTGTTGCCGTGACGGGGACGTCCGGCAATGGCACGTGGCAGTTCTCCCACGACAGCACCAATGGCACGGACGGCACTTGGACCAGCTTTGCGTCGGGCAACACACCTGCTGCGGCGACATCCTTGCTGTTGGCGCCCGCAGCCTATGTGCGTTATGTCCCCGATAGCCAAAACGCGGAAACGGCGACCATGACCGTTCGCGGTTGGGACCAAACCGCTGGCACGGCGTCCAGCGGCACCACAGCGCGCTATGCCGACACCTCCACCAACGGCAATGCAACGCCCTATTCCAGTGGCACGGCTACCGGTTCTCAAGCCGTAACAGCTGTCAACGACGTTCCCGTAGTTGACTTGGATGCATCCGCAGGCGGTGTGACGTATTCAACCAGCTTCTCGGCTGGGGGCTCGACCGTCACCATCGCCAATACGGATGCCACGTATTCCGATGTGGATACCAGCGATTCGCAAGCCAGCTTAACGGCGACACTCACGTCCAGGCCCGATGGCGACAGCGTTGAAAGCTTGGCGCTGAACTCCACGGCAACCACGGCGGCGACCAACGCAGGCTTGACGGTGGGCTATACGAGCGGGACCGGCGTTCTGTCCATCACGGGCGCCGCTTCGACCAGCGTTTATCAAACCATTTTGCGCGGCATCGTTTACAACAACACGGATGCAGCGGCAGACATCACCACGGGCAACCGCACGGTGAATGTGGTGGGTAACGACGGCGACGGAAACTCCAGCACGGCGGCGGCAACCGTCAGCGTGGTGACGGCTCCTGTCACCGATTTGAATGGTGCGACGTCCGGCACCGGCGTCACAGTGGCCTTTACGGAAGGTGACGGCGCGACCACCATCGCGAGCGCCGCCACCGTGACCGAGCCCGATGGCGATAACCTCAATCAGTTTGTTGTTACGCTCACCAATGCACAGACGGGTGATATTTTGAAAGTCGGCGTGCGCAACAACGGTGATGTGGTCAACGGCATTACGGTTACGGAAACGTCTGCCAGTGTGATCACCTTGTCCGGTTCGGCGACAGCCGCAAACTATCAAGCCTTGATCCGCGAAATCACCTTTAACAATACGTCAGAAGCTCCAAGTACGACGGCGCGTACCATCACGTTTGCGGGACGGGACGTCAATTCCAACACCGGGGCTTCGGCAACCGCGACCATTAATGTGAGCGCCGTCAACGACAGCCCGGCCTTTGCAGGCTTGGACGCCACACCGAACCCGAACGAAAACGTGGCGGTTCAGTTGGACGCCAATGCAACCCTTTCGGATGCGGAACTGGATGCGGGCAATAACTACAATGGTGCGACGTTGACCTTGTCGCGCAACGGTGGGGCCAGCGCCAACGACACGTTCGCGCACACCGGCACGCTGTCGACCATGACCCAAGGCGGCAACTTGACCGTGGGCGGGACGACCATTGGTACGGTGACGACGAATTCCAGCGGCACGTTGTTGTTGACGTTTAACAGCAGTGCGACCTCTGCCCTGGTGGACAGCGCGCTCCAGCAAATCACCTATGCCAATTCTTCGAACACGGAATCGGGTAACGTTCAGATCGACTATTCGTTCTCTGACGGCACGACCATCAGCCAAGGTTCCGGTGGGGCGAAGACTGCAACCGGTTCCGTGACGGTGACGGTGGCGGCAGTGAACGACACGCCGACCATGACCGGGCTGGACGCAACGCCGAGCTTCACCAAAGGTGGTTCGGCAGTGGTGTTGGACGCCAACGTCGTTTTGGCTGATGCCGAGCTGGACAATGGCAACAATTATAATGGTGCCACGCTACAAATCGTGCGCAACGGCGGGGCCAGCGCGAACGATCAATTTGCCGGATCCGGCACGTTGTATGGTGCTGCAGACAACGCAACTCTGACCCAGGGCGGGGCTTTGAAGGTCGGAACCACGTCCATCGGCACCGTGACAACGAACTCCGGCGGCACACTCTTGTTGACGTTCAATGCCAGCGCCACTTCGGCCTTGGTGGACAGCGCCATTCAACAGATTGCGTACTCTGCCGCGACGGCTGAAGCTGCTGGCAACAAGCAATTGGACTGGACGTTCAGTGACGGCACCACAGTTGCCCAAGGTTCTGGTGGTGCGAAAACAGCCACGGGTAATGTAACGGTGACGGTTGCAAACGCAGCACCTGTCGTCAGCGGGATTGGTGGCAGCTCCGTGTCTGCGACCCCAACGACAGCAGTGAATATCGATGCAGGTGCCGATGCGGCCATAACGGATGCGGATAGCACACACTTTAACGGTGGTAATGTTTCTCTCACCAAAGTGGGCACGGTGCCGGCTACGGCGAATTTCACCGTTGACGGCACCAATGTGACCAGTACGTCCGGCGGTGGTGTGTTGGCGGGTGGCGACACAATCTCTGTCGGTGGCACGGCCATCGGTACGGTGGACAACACGGATACGGGGCAAGGCGGCAACAGCCTGAAGATCACCTTTAACTCGACCAATGCAACACCGGCCCGTATCGCGACCTTGTTACAAAATTTGAAGTTCCAGGCCGGTTCGGCTGGGAATGCGGTCTTTGACATCACGGTAACCGACGCGGCTGGCGGCACAACGTCCACGGCGGCGCGGGTGACGGTCAGCGCTACCAATCCGACGACCACCACGACCAACAACCTCAACGTTTCCCAAATTGCGCCGACGCCTCCTGCGGGTGATGGTGGTGGTGACGGCGGTGGTGAAGGTGGCTTTGGTGGTGAAGGAGACGGCGGCGGTGACGGCGGCAATGAAGGCGGTATCGATGGTCCGGGTGGCGACACGGGCGGTGATGCAGGCGGCGATGCGGTCGGCGGCGCCGGCGGCGGCTTGACCTTAGCCGATCCCAATGCAACGCCCGGCTACACCTACGGCGGCGACACTCCGGGCAATGAAAACACGATCATCAACAGGTTGGTCGAGGGGAACCGCAGCGGCAACGGTAATGGAAATACTAACAATGATGGACCAGGTGGCCGTGGAAACAGCGGTCTGAGCGGCTTCGGCAACATCGGCGGCGGCGGTCTTGGCGGTCTTGGCGGTGGTATCGGCGGCGGCCTGGGCGGTGGTATTGGCGGCGGCCTGGGCGGTGGTATTGGCGGCGGCTTTGGCAGTCTTGGCGGTGCTGCAGGTGGCGGTGCAGGTGGTGGTGCTACAGGTGGTGGTATTGGCGGCGGTCTTGGTGGCGGTGCTACAGGTGGCGCTCCGGGCGGCGGTCTTGGTGTCGGTGTTACAGGTGGTGGCGCTCCGGGCGGCGGTCTTGGTGGCGGTGCTACAGGTGGTGGTGCTACAGGTGGTGGTATTGGCGGCGGTCTTGGTGTCGGTGCCGCAGGTGGTGGCGCTCCGGGCGGCGGTCTTGGTGGCGGTGCTACAGGTGGAAATGCTGGCGGTACCGGTGCTGCTCCCGCAGGTGGCGGTGCTCCTGCAGGTGTCGGTGGTGTCGGTGGTGCTTCGGCTAGCGGCGGTGATGGCGGCCAACCCGCTGCGGGTGGTCAAGGCGGCGCTGGTGGTGACCAAGGTCCGGCGGGTCAAGGCCAACCGGGTGCTGGTGACGGTGCTCAAGGTCAAGACGGACAAGGTCAAAGCGGTCAGGGCCAAGATGGTCAAGGTCAAAGCGGTCAGGGCCAAGATGGTCAGGGCCAAGATGGTCAAGGTCAAAGCGGTGAGGGGCAAAGTGGTGAGGGTCAAGGCGCTCAACCTCCAGCCCAAGGCGGTGAAGGCCAAGGTGGACAACCTCCAGCTCAAGGCGGTGACGCCGGACAAGGTGGTGAGCCCCAAGGCCAAGATAATCAAGGCCAAGATAATCAAGGTCAAGACGGCCAAGGCAATGAAAACGGTCAAGGCCAGGGTCAAGGCCAAGGTGAGGCCGGTGCACAGGAAGGCGCGTTCTTCCAGCCCGGTGGACGCACGAGCTTTACGGATCAGCTGGCAGCTGCGGCACAAACGCAACAGTCCAGTTTGGATAAATTGGTGGAAGCCATGGAACGATTGGCTTCGTAA
- a CDS encoding efflux RND transporter periplasmic adaptor subunit, with translation MNAAVKLLMVLCCIAPLPLGWGAFAQESGGSASPSFEARALVQSVAELVLSSEVKGRLEKVPFREGEAFAQGDTLIRFDCRAYEAGLKVAKAQLKAVRLTLDTVRKRAELDSVGPYEVGIAEAEYEKAKGEADGAQFPVERCHIRAPFDGRIVELAAHEHEAVSVDQPIMSIIDDKRLELKIVVPSSWLSWLDINAPFTLLVDETGTVIPGRVARVGALVDAVGQSVPLYGELEDITAKLMAGMSGTVTFQRP, from the coding sequence ATGAATGCTGCTGTAAAACTGTTGATGGTGTTGTGTTGCATAGCGCCCCTGCCTTTGGGTTGGGGCGCTTTTGCGCAAGAGAGTGGCGGTTCTGCGTCGCCAAGCTTTGAGGCGCGAGCCCTCGTTCAATCTGTTGCGGAACTGGTCTTGAGCAGTGAAGTAAAGGGCCGCCTTGAAAAGGTTCCGTTTCGCGAAGGTGAAGCCTTCGCCCAAGGCGACACGCTGATCCGCTTCGATTGCCGCGCGTACGAAGCGGGTTTAAAAGTCGCGAAGGCCCAACTCAAAGCCGTACGGCTGACCTTGGATACGGTGCGCAAACGTGCTGAATTGGATTCCGTCGGGCCCTACGAAGTCGGAATCGCCGAAGCCGAATATGAAAAAGCCAAAGGCGAAGCCGACGGCGCGCAATTCCCGGTGGAACGCTGCCATATCCGCGCACCTTTTGACGGCCGTATTGTCGAACTGGCTGCGCACGAACATGAAGCCGTGAGTGTTGACCAGCCGATTATGAGCATCATTGATGACAAACGGTTAGAATTGAAAATCGTGGTGCCGTCATCTTGGTTGTCTTGGCTGGACATCAACGCGCCGTTTACCCTTTTGGTTGATGAAACCGGCACCGTCATCCCAGGTCGGGTTGCGCGCGTGGGCGCTTTGGTTGATGCGGTTGGTCAATCGGTTCCGCTTTACGGTGAGCTGGAAGACATCACTGCAAAGCTCATGGCCGGGATGAGCGGCACCGTAACGTTCCAAAGGCCCTAG
- a CDS encoding TolC family protein translates to MNKKGQEGCGTLPVRKSSPFRAVLLVGVALGIAGCTVKPDPLSLADHAKRAEKDVGELFQDQEPITGPITLEEAMARAIKYNLDHRLKVMENALASHQLTSANLSLLPNLTARAGYTGRNNHLGSNSVSLSNGSESLESSGSSDRDLKTADLTLTWNILDLGMSYVRAQQQADRMLITQERRRTVLQTVIQNVRVAYWNAVSAERLLQKIGPLTARVNRALDNARKAQRNGSEEPLSALRYRRDLLDALRQLKVLRRELNTAKYNLAALMNLKVGTNYKLDARAIPTGIPPLKLDVETLEKAALLHRPELRVEGYQDRISHKDVRLQYMDMIPGIEVNTAWNFDSNSYAWEQNWFSWGSTITSNLFDVFTGPQKVAVAKARTDVVKVRRMALSMAVMSQVHVAVAGYSQAVSEYKTANELNEVELSIFDKTQSNVRSGQGGERTTISAELDALLSELRRDIAFAEMRNSVGRIYVSVGADPLPDAVEAHDLGTLSKALKVVNEKWFTGTIELPVAEAQPEPAPRKVSEVAPAKTQVKAPVQTQEQASLNIKAAVPAKAPLKAPVQTPAKAPVKTPVAVKPVSKPVEVAYRATPKGTNPNAVINMYSNWDGLELRANVQKTSASSADSGVQERGLAGFFGELF, encoded by the coding sequence TTGAATAAGAAGGGACAAGAGGGCTGCGGGACGCTCCCCGTCCGCAAGTCGTCGCCATTTCGCGCGGTTTTGCTGGTCGGCGTGGCTTTGGGTATTGCCGGGTGTACGGTAAAACCCGATCCCTTGAGCTTGGCCGATCACGCCAAACGCGCTGAAAAAGATGTGGGCGAGCTGTTCCAAGATCAAGAGCCCATCACCGGGCCGATCACCTTGGAAGAAGCCATGGCGCGCGCGATCAAGTACAACTTGGATCACCGTCTGAAGGTGATGGAAAATGCGCTGGCATCACACCAACTGACATCTGCGAATTTGAGCTTGCTGCCGAACCTGACCGCGCGTGCGGGCTACACCGGCCGCAATAACCATTTGGGTTCCAACAGCGTTTCCTTGTCCAACGGTTCGGAATCTTTGGAAAGCTCGGGGTCTTCTGATCGCGACCTGAAAACGGCAGATTTGACGCTGACGTGGAACATCTTGGATTTGGGCATGAGCTATGTGCGCGCCCAACAACAAGCGGATCGCATGTTGATCACGCAAGAGCGCCGCCGCACCGTGTTGCAAACCGTCATTCAAAACGTCCGTGTGGCCTATTGGAACGCGGTATCTGCCGAACGTTTGCTGCAAAAAATCGGTCCGCTGACCGCTAGGGTCAATCGCGCCTTGGACAATGCCCGCAAGGCACAACGCAACGGTTCCGAAGAACCGCTGTCGGCCCTGCGCTATCGCCGCGATTTGCTTGACGCACTTCGTCAGTTGAAGGTTTTGCGTCGTGAGTTGAACACGGCCAAATACAACTTGGCGGCTTTGATGAACTTAAAGGTCGGCACCAACTACAAGTTAGATGCCCGCGCTATTCCGACGGGTATACCGCCGTTGAAATTGGACGTTGAGACGCTGGAAAAAGCGGCTCTGCTGCATCGTCCGGAGCTGCGAGTAGAGGGCTATCAAGATCGCATCTCGCACAAAGACGTGCGATTGCAATACATGGATATGATCCCGGGGATCGAGGTCAACACGGCCTGGAACTTCGACAGCAACTCCTATGCGTGGGAACAAAATTGGTTCTCCTGGGGCTCGACCATTACGTCGAACTTGTTTGACGTGTTCACCGGTCCACAAAAAGTCGCGGTGGCGAAAGCCCGCACGGACGTGGTTAAGGTTCGTCGTATGGCGTTGAGCATGGCGGTGATGAGCCAGGTTCACGTGGCGGTGGCAGGGTATTCGCAAGCGGTGAGTGAATACAAAACCGCGAACGAGCTGAACGAAGTTGAACTGTCGATCTTCGACAAAACGCAATCGAACGTGCGTTCCGGTCAAGGTGGCGAGCGTACAACCATCAGCGCCGAGCTTGACGCCTTGCTGTCGGAGCTGCGCCGCGACATCGCGTTTGCAGAAATGCGCAACTCGGTGGGTCGGATTTATGTATCCGTCGGTGCCGACCCGCTGCCCGATGCGGTTGAGGCTCACGATTTGGGCACCTTGTCCAAAGCGCTGAAGGTTGTGAACGAGAAGTGGTTTACGGGCACGATCGAATTGCCCGTGGCCGAAGCCCAACCGGAGCCAGCGCCGCGCAAAGTGTCTGAGGTTGCGCCGGCAAAAACTCAGGTCAAAGCGCCCGTTCAAACCCAAGAGCAAGCCTCGCTAAACATCAAGGCTGCCGTGCCCGCTAAAGCACCGCTCAAAGCACCTGTTCAAACGCCCGCTAAAGCACCCGTGAAAACGCCCGTTGCTGTGAAGCCTGTGTCTAAACCGGTGGAGGTGGCCTATCGCGCCACGCCTAAGGGCACCAACCCGAACGCTGTCATCAACATGTACAGCAACTGGGACGGACTGGAGCTGCGTGCAAATGTGCAAAAGACCTCAGCTTCATCTGCCGACAGCGGTGTTCAAGAGCGGGGTTTGGCTGGATTTTTTGGAGAGTTGTTTTAA